A single window of Leishmania panamensis strain MHOM/PA/94/PSC-1 chromosome 35 sequence DNA harbors:
- a CDS encoding universal minicircle sequence binding protein (TriTrypDB/GeneDB-style sysID: LpmP.35.1660), protein MSALTCYKCGEAGHMSRSCPRVAATRSCYNCGETGHMSRDCPSERKPKSCFNCGSTEHLSRECTNEAKAGADTRSCYNCGGTGHMSRDCPNERKPKSCYNCGSTEHLSRECPDRH, encoded by the coding sequence ATGTCTGCTCTCACGTGCTACAAGTGTGGTGAAGCCGGCCAcatgtcgcgcagctgcccgCGCGTCGCGGCGACCCGCTCTTGCTACAACTGCGGTGAGACCGGTCACATGAGCCGCGACTGCCCCAGCGAGCGCAAGCCGAAGTCGTGCTTCAACTGCGGCTCGACGGAGCACCTGTCTCGCGAGTGCACGAATGAGGCCAAGGCCGGGGCTGACACCCGCTCTTGCTACAACTGCGGTGGCACCGGCCACATGAGCCGCGACTGCCCGAACGAGCGCAAGCCGAAGTCGTGCTACAACTGCGGCTCGACGGAGCACCTGTCTCGCGAGTGCCCGGACCGCCACTAG